The proteins below come from a single Corylus avellana chromosome ca3, CavTom2PMs-1.0 genomic window:
- the LOC132173774 gene encoding probable serine/threonine-protein kinase WNK3 isoform X2, with protein MPQDLSSEQDPDDSDSEFVEVDPTGRYGRYKEVLGKGAFKKVYRGFDELEGIEVAWNQVKVSDLLRNSEGLERLYSEVHLLKTLKHKNIIKFYNSWVDTKTESINFITEIFTSGTLRQYRKKHKHVDLRALKKWSRQILEGLLYLHSHDPPVIHRDLKCDNIFVNGNQGEVKIGDLGLAAILRQAHSAHSVIGTPEFMAPELYEEEYNELVDIYAFGMCLLELVTFEYPYAECANAAQIYKKVTSGIKPASLAKVTNPAVRAFIEKCTADVSERLPAKELLMDPFLQSDQDHGSRGRCLLPKTHHSEGNSDQIDVVKSAKEPSETSRDFTVQGQRKDVNTIFLQLRIADSSGHYRNIHFPFDIEADTAIAVASEMVEELDLTDQDVSAIAEMIDLEIHSHIPDWTPRELPGVSSGGEVASPDSCASEAKGDASPLTNEPSPSGSFSLERLPSGRMFWSDSPKALGATSPVKSGLSVAAGASLTADNENSPDLHEDTDNPDVDDILEQPENEWVSGDDNSEEKKEASLPVDLQFGDKNSAATYQHSSIGGSPLEENYFGSEAVKIIAEKLENLLMKQQQELNELKRKHELAISDLLKGVHPEIHEKVLNACKQKISDH; from the exons ATATCGAGGATTTGATGAATTGGAAGGAATTGAAGTTGCTTGGAATCAGGTTAAGGTGTCAGATCTATTACGAAACTCCGAAGGTTTGGAGCGTCTATATTCGGAAGTTCATTTACTCAAGACTTTGAAGCACAAGAACATAATCAAGTTTTACAATTCGTGGGTCGACACCAAAACTGAGAGTATTAACTTCATTACCGAGATTTTCACTTCTGGAACATTACGGCA ATACCGGAAGAAACATAAACATGTTGATTTGAGAGCATTGAAGAAATGGTCTAGGCAGATTCTAGAGGGCCTTCTGTACCTTCACAGTCATGACCCGCCAGTTATTCATCGAGATTTGAAGTGTGATAACATATTTGTCAATGGGAATCAAGGCGAGGTGAAAATTGGTGACTTAGGCCTGGCTGCCATTCTTCGCCAGGCTCATTCAGCTCATAGTGTCATTG GTACTCCAGAGTTCATGGCACCAGAGCTTTATGAAGAGGAGTACAATGAGCTTGTAGACATTTACGCCTTTGGCATGTGTTTGCTAGAGTTGGTGACATTTGAGTATCCATATGCCGAATGTGCCAATGCTGCTCAAATATACAAGAAAGTGACATCA gGAATAAAACCTGCATCATTGGCAAAAGTTACAAACCCTGCAGTTAGAGCATTTATAGAAAAATGTACTGCAGACGTCTCTGAACGCTTGCCTGCCAAGGAACTTTTAATGGATCCTTTTCTCCAATCAGATCAGGATCATGGAAGTAGAGGTCGTTGTCTACTTCCCAAAACCCATCATTCAG AAGGCAATTCTGATCAGATTGATGTTGTTAAAAGTGCTAAGGAACCGTCTGAGACAAGCAGAGATTTCACAGTTCAAGGTCAAAGGAAAGATGTTAACACGATATTTCTGCAACTCCGAATAGCAGACTCCTCAG GTCATTATCGCAATATCCACTTTCCATTTGATATTGAGGCAGACACTGCTATTGCTGTTGCTAGTGAAATGGTAGAGGAGTTGGACCTTACAGATCAAGATGTTTCAGCAATTGCTGAAATGATTGACCTAGAAATTCATTCACACATTCCAGATTGGACACCAAGAGAACTCCCTGGAGTTAGTTCTGGTGGAGAGGTTGCAAGTCCTgatagctgtgcctctgaagccAAGGGTGATGCTTCTCCCCTTACGAATGAGCCTTCCCCTTCTGGTAGTTTTTCATTGGAAAGATTGCCTTCGGGTCGTATGTTTTGGTCTGACTCACCCAAGGCACTTGGTGCAACCTCTCCTGTAAAATCTGGCCTTTCGGTTGCCGCTGGAGCTAGCCTGACTGCAGACAATGAAAACTCTCCTGATCTCCATGAAGACACAGATAATCCTGATGTTGATGATATACTTGAACAACCTGAGAATGAGTGGGTTTCTGGTGATGATAATAGTGAAGAGAAGAAGGAAGCTAGTTTGCCTGTTGATCTGCAATTTGGTGATAAAAATAGTGCAGCTACATATCAACATTCTAGCATTGGAGGTTCTCCTTTGGAAGAAAACTATTTTGGATCGGAAGCTGTCAAGATAATTGCCGAGAAACTTGAGAATCTGTTAATGAAGCAGCAACAGGAGCTAAATGAGTTAAAAAGGAAGCATGAATTGGCCATATCAGATCTTTTAAAGGGAGTTCATCCAGAGATCCATGAAAAGGTTTTAAATGCATGCAAGCAGAAAATTTCGGACCATTAA
- the LOC132175689 gene encoding elongation factor Tu, chloroplastic: protein MAISSAATGSASSKLTYPYASPPSPAPSFTFYPKPISKTTTKSHLSSAFLLSPSTILQPTTRHQTQRRGGVFTVRAARGKFERKKPHVNIGTIGHVDHGKTTLTAALTMALAAMGNSAPKKYDEIDAAPEERARGITINTATVEYETENRHYAHVDCPGHADYVKNMITGAAQMDGAILVVSGADGPMPQTKEHILLAKQVGVPNMVVFLNKQDQVDDEELLQLVELEVRELLSSYEFPGDDVPIISGSALLALEALMANPTLKRGDNEWVDKIYELMDSVDSYIPIPQRQTDLPFLLAIEDVFSITGRGTVATGRVERGTVKVGETVDIVGLKDTRSTTVTGVEMFQKILDDALAGDNVGLLLRGIQKADIQRGMVLAKPGSITPHTKFSAIVYVLKKEEGGRHSPFFAGYRPQFYMRTTDVTGRVASIMNDKDEESKMVMPGDRVKMIVELIMPVACEQGMRFAIREGGKTVGAGVIQSIIE from the coding sequence ATGGCAATCTCCTCGGCGGCAACAGGCTCAGCCTCCTCAAAGCTCACCTACCCATATGCCTCTCCGCCCTCCCCCGCCCCCTCCTTCACTTTCTACCCAAAACCCATTTCCAAAACCACCACAAAATCCCACCTTTCCTCCGCTTTCCTCCTCAGCCCCTCCACCATCCTCCAACCCACAACGCGCCACCAAACCCAGCGCCGAGGCGGCGTGTTCACCGTGAGAGCCGCGCGCGGCAAGTTCGAGCGCAAGAAGCCTCATGTCAACATCGGCACCATCGGCCACGTCGACCACGGCAAGACCACCCTCACCGCCGCGCTCACCATGGCCTTGGCCGCAATGGGTAACAGCGCGCCCAAGAAGTACGACGAGATCGACGCCGCGCCGGAGGAACGCGCCCGTGGGATTACCATCAACACTGCGACGGTCGAGTACGAGACCGAGAACCGCCACTACGCACATGTGGACTGCCCCGGACACGCCGACTACGTGAAGAACATGATCACCGGAGCCGCCCAGATGGACGGCGCGATCCTCGTCGTCTCCGGCGCCGACGGGCCGATGCCGCAGACCAAGGAGCACATACTGTTGGCCAAGCAAGTGGGTGTGCCCAACATGGTCGTGTTCCTGAACAAACAGGACCAGGTCGACGACGAGGAGCTCTTGCAGCTCGTGGAATTGGAGGTGCGTGAGTTGCTTTCCTCGTATGAGTTCCCAGGTGACGATGTGCCTATTATTTCTGGTTCCGCTTTGTTAGCTTTAGAGGCTTTGATGGCTAATCCTACCCTTAAACGTGGTGACAACGAATGGGTAGATAAGATTTATGAGCTTATGGATTCTGTGGATAGTTACATACCAATCCCACAAAGACAAACTGATCTCCCATTTTTGCTTGCTATTGAGGATGTGTTTTCGATCACCGGTCGTGGGACCGTGGCCACTGGCCGTGTTGAAAGGGGTACCGTTAAGGTTGGAGAAACAGTGGACATTGTGGGTTTGAAGGATACTAGGAGTACCACTGTGACTGGGGTGGAGATGTTTCAGAAGATTCTTGATGATGCTTTGGCTGGGGACAATGTGGGGTTGTTGCTTAGAGGTATTCAGAAGGCTGATATACAGAGAGGGATGGTTTTGGCAAAGCCAGGCTCGATTACCCCTCATACGAAGTTCTCTGCGATTGTTTATGTGTTGAAGAAGGAGGAGGGTGGAAGACATTCTCCTTTTTTCGCAGGGTACAGGCCACAGTTCTACATGAGGACTACAGATGTGACGGGCAGGGTGGCTTCGATTATGAATGATAAGGATGAGGAGTCTAAGATGGTCATGCCCGGTGACCGTGTGAAGATGATTGTGGAACTCATTATGCCTGTGGCGTGTGAGCAAGGAATGAGGTTTGCCATCAGAGAAGGAGGGAAGACTGTTGGAGCTGGTGTTATTCAGTCCATCATTGAGTGA
- the LOC132173774 gene encoding probable serine/threonine-protein kinase WNK3 isoform X3, with protein MPQDLSSEQDPDDSDSEFVEVDPTGRYGRYKEVLGKGAFKKVYRGFDELEGIEVAWNQVKVSDLLRNSEGLERLYSEVHLLKTLKHKNIIKFYNSWVDTKTESINFITEIFTSGTLRQYRKKHKHVDLRALKKWSRQILEGLLYLHSHDPPVIHRDLKCDNIFVNGNQGEVKIGDLGLAAILRQAHSAHSVIGTPEFMAPELYEEEYNELVDIYAFGMCLLELVTFEYPYAECANAAQIYKKVTSGIKPASLAKVTNPAVRAFIEKCTADVSERLPAKELLMDPFLQSDQDHGSRGRCLLPKTHHSGNSDQIDVVKSAKEPSETSRDFTVQGQRKDVNTIFLQLRIADSSGHYRNIHFPFDIEADTAIAVASEMVEELDLTDQDVSAIAEMIDLEIHSHIPDWTPRELPGVSSGGEVASPDSCASEAKGDASPLTNEPSPSGSFSLERLPSGRMFWSDSPKALGATSPVKSGLSVAAGASLTADNENSPDLHEDTDNPDVDDILEQPENEWVSGDDNSEEKKEASLPVDLQFGDKNSAATYQHSSIGGSPLEENYFGSEAVKIIAEKLENLLMKQQQELNELKRKHELAISDLLKGVHPEIHEKVLNACKQKISDH; from the exons ATATCGAGGATTTGATGAATTGGAAGGAATTGAAGTTGCTTGGAATCAGGTTAAGGTGTCAGATCTATTACGAAACTCCGAAGGTTTGGAGCGTCTATATTCGGAAGTTCATTTACTCAAGACTTTGAAGCACAAGAACATAATCAAGTTTTACAATTCGTGGGTCGACACCAAAACTGAGAGTATTAACTTCATTACCGAGATTTTCACTTCTGGAACATTACGGCA ATACCGGAAGAAACATAAACATGTTGATTTGAGAGCATTGAAGAAATGGTCTAGGCAGATTCTAGAGGGCCTTCTGTACCTTCACAGTCATGACCCGCCAGTTATTCATCGAGATTTGAAGTGTGATAACATATTTGTCAATGGGAATCAAGGCGAGGTGAAAATTGGTGACTTAGGCCTGGCTGCCATTCTTCGCCAGGCTCATTCAGCTCATAGTGTCATTG GTACTCCAGAGTTCATGGCACCAGAGCTTTATGAAGAGGAGTACAATGAGCTTGTAGACATTTACGCCTTTGGCATGTGTTTGCTAGAGTTGGTGACATTTGAGTATCCATATGCCGAATGTGCCAATGCTGCTCAAATATACAAGAAAGTGACATCA gGAATAAAACCTGCATCATTGGCAAAAGTTACAAACCCTGCAGTTAGAGCATTTATAGAAAAATGTACTGCAGACGTCTCTGAACGCTTGCCTGCCAAGGAACTTTTAATGGATCCTTTTCTCCAATCAGATCAGGATCATGGAAGTAGAGGTCGTTGTCTACTTCCCAAAACCCATCATTCAG GCAATTCTGATCAGATTGATGTTGTTAAAAGTGCTAAGGAACCGTCTGAGACAAGCAGAGATTTCACAGTTCAAGGTCAAAGGAAAGATGTTAACACGATATTTCTGCAACTCCGAATAGCAGACTCCTCAG GTCATTATCGCAATATCCACTTTCCATTTGATATTGAGGCAGACACTGCTATTGCTGTTGCTAGTGAAATGGTAGAGGAGTTGGACCTTACAGATCAAGATGTTTCAGCAATTGCTGAAATGATTGACCTAGAAATTCATTCACACATTCCAGATTGGACACCAAGAGAACTCCCTGGAGTTAGTTCTGGTGGAGAGGTTGCAAGTCCTgatagctgtgcctctgaagccAAGGGTGATGCTTCTCCCCTTACGAATGAGCCTTCCCCTTCTGGTAGTTTTTCATTGGAAAGATTGCCTTCGGGTCGTATGTTTTGGTCTGACTCACCCAAGGCACTTGGTGCAACCTCTCCTGTAAAATCTGGCCTTTCGGTTGCCGCTGGAGCTAGCCTGACTGCAGACAATGAAAACTCTCCTGATCTCCATGAAGACACAGATAATCCTGATGTTGATGATATACTTGAACAACCTGAGAATGAGTGGGTTTCTGGTGATGATAATAGTGAAGAGAAGAAGGAAGCTAGTTTGCCTGTTGATCTGCAATTTGGTGATAAAAATAGTGCAGCTACATATCAACATTCTAGCATTGGAGGTTCTCCTTTGGAAGAAAACTATTTTGGATCGGAAGCTGTCAAGATAATTGCCGAGAAACTTGAGAATCTGTTAATGAAGCAGCAACAGGAGCTAAATGAGTTAAAAAGGAAGCATGAATTGGCCATATCAGATCTTTTAAAGGGAGTTCATCCAGAGATCCATGAAAAGGTTTTAAATGCATGCAAGCAGAAAATTTCGGACCATTAA
- the LOC132173774 gene encoding probable serine/threonine-protein kinase WNK3 isoform X1, translated as MPQDLSSEQDPDDSDSEFVEVDPTGRYGRYKEVLGKGAFKKVYRGFDELEGIEVAWNQVKVSDLLRNSEGLERLYSEVHLLKTLKHKNIIKFYNSWVDTKTESINFITEIFTSGTLRQYRKKHKHVDLRALKKWSRQILEGLLYLHSHDPPVIHRDLKCDNIFVNGNQGEVKIGDLGLAAILRQAHSAHSVIGTPEFMAPELYEEEYNELVDIYAFGMCLLELVTFEYPYAECANAAQIYKKVTSGIKPASLAKVTNPAVRAFIEKCTADVSERLPAKELLMDPFLQSDQDHGSRGRCLLPKTHHSGKFLYIQQRPKAFMFLFSHFDLSNTEGNSDQIDVVKSAKEPSETSRDFTVQGQRKDVNTIFLQLRIADSSGHYRNIHFPFDIEADTAIAVASEMVEELDLTDQDVSAIAEMIDLEIHSHIPDWTPRELPGVSSGGEVASPDSCASEAKGDASPLTNEPSPSGSFSLERLPSGRMFWSDSPKALGATSPVKSGLSVAAGASLTADNENSPDLHEDTDNPDVDDILEQPENEWVSGDDNSEEKKEASLPVDLQFGDKNSAATYQHSSIGGSPLEENYFGSEAVKIIAEKLENLLMKQQQELNELKRKHELAISDLLKGVHPEIHEKVLNACKQKISDH; from the exons ATATCGAGGATTTGATGAATTGGAAGGAATTGAAGTTGCTTGGAATCAGGTTAAGGTGTCAGATCTATTACGAAACTCCGAAGGTTTGGAGCGTCTATATTCGGAAGTTCATTTACTCAAGACTTTGAAGCACAAGAACATAATCAAGTTTTACAATTCGTGGGTCGACACCAAAACTGAGAGTATTAACTTCATTACCGAGATTTTCACTTCTGGAACATTACGGCA ATACCGGAAGAAACATAAACATGTTGATTTGAGAGCATTGAAGAAATGGTCTAGGCAGATTCTAGAGGGCCTTCTGTACCTTCACAGTCATGACCCGCCAGTTATTCATCGAGATTTGAAGTGTGATAACATATTTGTCAATGGGAATCAAGGCGAGGTGAAAATTGGTGACTTAGGCCTGGCTGCCATTCTTCGCCAGGCTCATTCAGCTCATAGTGTCATTG GTACTCCAGAGTTCATGGCACCAGAGCTTTATGAAGAGGAGTACAATGAGCTTGTAGACATTTACGCCTTTGGCATGTGTTTGCTAGAGTTGGTGACATTTGAGTATCCATATGCCGAATGTGCCAATGCTGCTCAAATATACAAGAAAGTGACATCA gGAATAAAACCTGCATCATTGGCAAAAGTTACAAACCCTGCAGTTAGAGCATTTATAGAAAAATGTACTGCAGACGTCTCTGAACGCTTGCCTGCCAAGGAACTTTTAATGGATCCTTTTCTCCAATCAGATCAGGATCATGGAAGTAGAGGTCGTTGTCTACTTCCCAAAACCCATCATTCAGGTAAGTTTCTGTATATTCAACAGAGACCAAAggcttttatgtttttgttctcACATTTTGACTTGTCAAACACAGAAGGCAATTCTGATCAGATTGATGTTGTTAAAAGTGCTAAGGAACCGTCTGAGACAAGCAGAGATTTCACAGTTCAAGGTCAAAGGAAAGATGTTAACACGATATTTCTGCAACTCCGAATAGCAGACTCCTCAG GTCATTATCGCAATATCCACTTTCCATTTGATATTGAGGCAGACACTGCTATTGCTGTTGCTAGTGAAATGGTAGAGGAGTTGGACCTTACAGATCAAGATGTTTCAGCAATTGCTGAAATGATTGACCTAGAAATTCATTCACACATTCCAGATTGGACACCAAGAGAACTCCCTGGAGTTAGTTCTGGTGGAGAGGTTGCAAGTCCTgatagctgtgcctctgaagccAAGGGTGATGCTTCTCCCCTTACGAATGAGCCTTCCCCTTCTGGTAGTTTTTCATTGGAAAGATTGCCTTCGGGTCGTATGTTTTGGTCTGACTCACCCAAGGCACTTGGTGCAACCTCTCCTGTAAAATCTGGCCTTTCGGTTGCCGCTGGAGCTAGCCTGACTGCAGACAATGAAAACTCTCCTGATCTCCATGAAGACACAGATAATCCTGATGTTGATGATATACTTGAACAACCTGAGAATGAGTGGGTTTCTGGTGATGATAATAGTGAAGAGAAGAAGGAAGCTAGTTTGCCTGTTGATCTGCAATTTGGTGATAAAAATAGTGCAGCTACATATCAACATTCTAGCATTGGAGGTTCTCCTTTGGAAGAAAACTATTTTGGATCGGAAGCTGTCAAGATAATTGCCGAGAAACTTGAGAATCTGTTAATGAAGCAGCAACAGGAGCTAAATGAGTTAAAAAGGAAGCATGAATTGGCCATATCAGATCTTTTAAAGGGAGTTCATCCAGAGATCCATGAAAAGGTTTTAAATGCATGCAAGCAGAAAATTTCGGACCATTAA